One Tepidanaerobacter syntrophicus DNA segment encodes these proteins:
- a CDS encoding ImmA/IrrE family metallo-endopeptidase has protein sequence MASVSSFRDVIANMYYNDLFDELSEYIEDNPDKLESNSYHVQSPDEAALSDFDIITIDITDSPGNSILFDVIVSAEIEIAETVRRNRETDGIEQWFRISCRADLDDGIQNFQINSVSIYNKYRESKLGRLSEYLVPIIEKEQFDDVATEFLSEFCPEALSTPMPIPVDEVVKRMGLKVKEIQLTKHFTIFGQIVFGDCTIEYFDRNERTYKPLEVSRGTILVDPNVYFMRNVGCMNNTIIHECVHWYKHRKYHELVKTYNSDALLISCRVNETTKYKKQWTPEDWMEWHANGIAPRILMPKSMTIKKIEELIKKNELLFGNHDRLNIMENVVYELADFFQVSRIAAKIRMLDLGYKEVEGVYTYVDDHFISNYTFKADSLHKNQTYSISLSDSFFEYYANPEFAKIIDSGNFIYVDGHYVINDSKYIKRLENGSLDLTDYAKLHVDECCLLFDLKLNKASKMDIVVYLDSIMFRKATPDYNRVPTFNPDKHNMEVFNRSEELKKFHEEFVEEGQHLSRTTQTFSQAVYGHIKRKGYNKVVFIEKTLLSGKTYDRIKNNELNNPTLETVVAICIGLELSPTYSEEILRLAGYTLNNTPQQLAYKKLIHSYRGHSIYECNEVLEALRLSPLCAKAYKEMIS, from the coding sequence ATGGCAAGTGTCAGCTCGTTCAGAGATGTTATTGCAAACATGTATTACAATGATCTCTTTGACGAATTGTCTGAATATATAGAGGACAACCCGGATAAGCTTGAATCCAACTCATACCATGTGCAATCACCGGATGAAGCAGCATTATCTGATTTTGACATCATAACGATAGATATAACCGACTCGCCAGGTAACAGTATTTTATTTGACGTAATTGTTTCTGCCGAAATTGAAATTGCAGAAACAGTACGAAGGAATCGCGAGACTGATGGTATAGAACAATGGTTCCGTATCTCCTGCAGAGCTGACCTTGATGACGGAATTCAGAATTTTCAAATCAACTCTGTTTCAATATACAACAAGTACAGAGAAAGCAAATTGGGCCGACTGTCTGAGTATTTAGTGCCAATTATAGAAAAGGAACAGTTTGACGATGTTGCTACCGAGTTTCTAAGTGAATTTTGCCCGGAAGCATTAAGTACTCCTATGCCTATTCCGGTAGATGAAGTAGTGAAAAGAATGGGGCTTAAGGTTAAGGAAATCCAGTTAACAAAGCATTTCACTATATTTGGTCAAATAGTTTTTGGAGATTGTACGATAGAATATTTCGACAGAAATGAAAGAACATATAAGCCTTTGGAAGTTTCAAGAGGAACAATTCTCGTGGATCCTAATGTGTATTTCATGCGAAACGTAGGGTGCATGAACAATACCATTATTCATGAGTGTGTTCACTGGTATAAGCATAGAAAATACCATGAGTTAGTTAAGACATATAACAGCGATGCTTTACTCATAAGCTGCAGGGTAAACGAAACAACTAAATACAAAAAGCAATGGACGCCAGAAGACTGGATGGAATGGCATGCTAACGGAATCGCACCTCGCATCCTTATGCCTAAATCAATGACCATTAAAAAGATTGAGGAGCTAATTAAAAAGAATGAGCTCCTTTTTGGTAATCACGACAGGTTAAATATAATGGAAAATGTCGTGTATGAATTAGCTGACTTCTTCCAGGTGTCAAGGATAGCAGCCAAAATAAGGATGCTTGACCTCGGATATAAGGAAGTTGAAGGTGTATATACCTACGTAGATGACCATTTTATCAGCAATTATACATTTAAGGCAGACTCATTACATAAAAACCAAACATATAGTATTAGCCTAAGCGATTCATTTTTTGAATACTATGCAAATCCTGAATTTGCAAAGATTATAGACAGCGGTAATTTTATTTATGTTGACGGTCATTACGTTATTAACGACTCTAAATACATTAAAAGGTTAGAAAATGGAAGCCTTGATCTTACAGACTATGCAAAACTGCATGTAGATGAATGCTGTCTTCTGTTTGATTTAAAGCTAAATAAAGCCTCCAAAATGGACATTGTAGTATACCTCGATTCTATAATGTTCCGTAAAGCTACACCGGATTATAACAGAGTGCCGACATTTAACCCGGACAAGCATAATATGGAAGTATTTAATCGTTCAGAAGAGCTAAAGAAGTTTCACGAAGAATTCGTCGAAGAAGGTCAGCATTTGAGCCGTACAACCCAGACATTTTCCCAAGCGGTATACGGACATATCAAAAGGAAAGGCTACAATAAGGTTGTTTTTATTGAAAAGACTTTGCTTTCAGGAAAAACATATGACAGAATAAAAAATAATGAACTTAACAATCCAACTTTAGAAACCGTTGTTGCAATCTGCATCGGATTGGAGCTTAGCCCTACATACAGTGAAGAGATATTAAGGCTTGCCGGATATACTCTCAATAACACTCCACAGCAATTGGCGTATAAAAAGCTTATCCATTCGTATAGAGGGCATTCAATATATGAATGCAATGAAGTTTTGGAAGCCTTGAGACTTTCCCCTCTTTGTGCAAAGGCATATAAAGAAATGATAAGTTAA
- a CDS encoding helix-turn-helix domain-containing protein has protein sequence MAVSYKKLWKLLIDKDMKKKDLREAAGISTSSMAKLGKNENVTTDVLVKICKALKCDISDIMEIEPDE, from the coding sequence ATGGCCGTAAGCTATAAAAAACTATGGAAACTCTTAATTGATAAAGATATGAAAAAGAAAGACTTAAGAGAAGCGGCTGGTATTAGTACATCTTCAATGGCAAAACTGGGTAAAAACGAAAATGTTACGACCGATGTGCTTGTGAAGATTTGCAAGGCATTAAAGTGTGATATTTCCGATATTATGGAGATTGAGCCAGATGAATAG